From Shewanella yunxiaonensis, the proteins below share one genomic window:
- a CDS encoding DsbA family protein: MYKYGSVISLLLTCAALVACQPKPSDDQQQLQMLRQDVKNLQIQLKQVAKQVDEIHQIATDSTRPKTKTLPTLKDLDLGGTLPSLGSKDAKVAILEFSDFQCPYCKRFMDTSFSKLKSEFIDNGKVLYVVRNYPLSFHSKAEGAAIAAECAKAQQQYWPMRERLFANVKTLGDELYASAAEQLKLNMDTFKKCLADPAIKTQVAADLAYGQQLGINGTPSFVIGKVKDNQLIEPELLVGAQPIEAFLPLISKKLAD, translated from the coding sequence ATGTATAAATACGGTTCAGTCATTAGCCTGTTGTTAACATGTGCGGCATTGGTTGCCTGCCAACCTAAGCCGTCAGATGATCAGCAGCAACTACAGATGTTGCGGCAGGATGTTAAAAATCTGCAGATCCAGCTCAAGCAAGTCGCCAAACAGGTGGATGAAATTCACCAGATAGCAACTGATTCCACCCGGCCTAAAACCAAAACACTACCGACATTAAAAGACCTGGATTTGGGGGGAACCCTGCCCTCTTTGGGGTCAAAGGATGCCAAGGTGGCAATTCTGGAGTTTTCAGATTTTCAGTGTCCCTACTGTAAACGGTTTATGGATACCAGTTTTAGCAAGCTCAAATCAGAGTTTATTGATAATGGCAAAGTACTGTACGTGGTGCGTAATTACCCACTGAGCTTTCACAGCAAAGCCGAAGGCGCGGCCATTGCGGCTGAATGCGCTAAAGCGCAACAGCAATATTGGCCGATGCGCGAACGGTTATTCGCCAACGTCAAGACATTAGGTGACGAACTTTATGCTAGCGCTGCCGAGCAGTTAAAACTCAATATGGATACATTTAAAAAATGCCTTGCTGATCCTGCGATAAAAACTCAGGTCGCTGCCGATCTGGCTTATGGCCAGCAGTTAGGGATTAATGGCACCCCCAGTTTCGTCATTGGTAAAGTCAAAGATAACCAGTTGATTGAACCCGAACTTTTGGTTGGTGCACAACCCATTGAAGCCTTTTTGCCGCTGATATCCAAAAAGCTCGCAGATTAA
- a CDS encoding sigma-54 interaction domain-containing protein: protein MDQTDKHLPATDNVEKRYFLLLDPEDCLQQCRQKLQNTAWRCVPVNNATQALQAIHKYNIQVAVATINTSNQHFLANEIDTIHQQFPCIYWLGISDTPLNKDNSWLLSANFVDYYHLPVDWCRVINAIGHAWGMAQLCPTIPALSSKNPIIPDIQGDHPILQALRRNLQKFGAADETVLLSGETGSGKGLCAKWLHQLSKRSDGPFISVNCGALPSGIIHSTLFGHEKGAFTGADKRYIGQIEQANGGTLFLDEIADLPLDLQVHLLHFLDDHTIMRIGSNTPLKVDCRLLFASHQDLESAVDEGRFREDLFHRLNVLRLHVPSLREYRSDIMLLAQQLLDDCLGADKNMVFSDDAVKAICSYSWPGNVRELRNRIHRAVVLTDNKIIQAQALGLSANTIVESCEALNLQRAKLDADLLLKAVTENNNNISAAARQLNISRTTFYRLIKKCNIQL from the coding sequence ATGGACCAGACAGACAAACACCTTCCCGCAACAGATAACGTTGAAAAACGTTATTTTTTATTGCTGGATCCAGAAGATTGTCTGCAACAATGTCGTCAAAAACTTCAAAATACCGCTTGGCGTTGCGTTCCGGTCAACAATGCCACCCAAGCGCTGCAAGCAATTCACAAATATAATATTCAGGTGGCAGTCGCCACCATCAATACGAGTAATCAGCACTTCCTGGCCAATGAAATCGATACCATCCACCAGCAATTTCCCTGTATTTACTGGCTGGGAATTTCTGACACACCTTTAAATAAGGATAATAGCTGGCTGTTATCCGCTAATTTCGTGGATTACTACCACCTTCCGGTGGACTGGTGTCGTGTGATAAATGCCATTGGTCATGCATGGGGAATGGCGCAGTTGTGCCCGACCATCCCCGCCTTATCCAGCAAAAATCCTATTATTCCAGATATTCAGGGTGACCATCCGATACTGCAGGCGCTGCGACGCAATTTGCAAAAATTTGGGGCTGCCGATGAAACTGTATTGCTCAGTGGTGAAACCGGCTCAGGGAAAGGACTCTGTGCAAAATGGCTGCATCAACTATCGAAACGATCTGATGGGCCGTTTATCAGCGTTAATTGTGGTGCATTACCGTCGGGAATTATTCACTCCACGTTATTCGGACATGAAAAAGGCGCATTTACCGGAGCAGATAAACGCTATATTGGTCAAATAGAACAAGCCAATGGCGGAACCTTATTTCTGGATGAAATTGCCGATTTACCGCTAGATTTACAAGTCCATTTGCTGCATTTCCTCGATGATCACACCATTATGCGCATCGGCAGTAATACCCCTTTAAAGGTGGATTGCCGTTTACTGTTTGCGTCTCACCAGGATCTGGAATCCGCCGTCGATGAAGGACGTTTTCGTGAAGATCTCTTTCACCGGTTAAATGTATTACGCTTACATGTACCAAGTCTCAGAGAATACCGCAGTGATATTATGCTGCTGGCACAGCAGTTGTTGGATGACTGTCTGGGGGCGGATAAAAATATGGTATTCAGTGATGACGCCGTAAAAGCCATCTGTAGCTACAGTTGGCCAGGCAATGTGCGTGAACTACGTAACCGCATTCATCGCGCAGTGGTGTTGACTGACAATAAGATAATTCAGGCGCAGGCGTTAGGATTGTCAGCTAATACCATTGTTGAATCCTGCGAAGCACTTAATTTGCAACGGGCAAAACTGGATGCCGATTTGTTACTGAAAGCGGTAACCGAAAATAATAACAATATCTCAGCCGCGGCCAGACAACTGAATATTTCACGGACGACTTTTTACCGCTTGATTAAAAAATGCAATATTCAATTATGA
- a CDS encoding efflux RND transporter permease subunit codes for MNLTALALKRPVTTSMFFIAILLFGMAAARLLPLEMFPGIDIPEIDVQVPYKGSSPAEVERDITNVLEESLATMGGVDELRSKSSQDGSEIEIKMKWGENVATRSLEAREKIDAVRHLLPDDVERVLIQQFSTADMPVLTVRISSDRELSAAFDLLDKQLRRPLERVDGVSKVTLYGVDQKQIEVRIDAQRLAASGIALPQLRQRLLRENFIVSGGDLRDDGMLYQVSPKGEFRNLDEISALTIAPGIHLGDVADIRFALPERTEGRHLDQKYAVGLDIFKESGANLVDVSNKVMKVIDTVKKDQQFRGIKLFIMDNQGLEVESSLHELLMSGLIGALLSFVVLYLFLRNLPMTLIVVSSVPISIGLTLAGMYFLGYSLNILSMMGLLLAIGMLIDNAVVVSESVLQEQQHHHGGIEGIIAGVDKVSLAVLAGTLTTAIVFLPNIFGVKVQLTVMLEHVAVAICISLAASLLVAKTLIPLLLAHIKLKKDVVDAAPPKMQRHYQRSLDWVLSHPKISTLIAVLILLSTALPLQFVQKDNEDSDSTERMYINYQVDGRHSLRVTEAMVNQMEDYLYANKEKFYIDAVYSYYATDEASSVILLKPDLPVDVNALKKQIRAGFPKYAFAKPQFGWGDETSGVRVTLTGRSTSELIQLSQQVIPLLSHIKGLQDVRSELNGSQKEVVIHIDRELAARMGLKLNDIASTVGTALRGTQLRSFRHDPSGELRIELLYEQQWQQSLETLKQLPIARIGDKVFSLGTIASIAIEPRFDVIRHYNRETALSIGANLEGITMEQAQKEITQVMQHVNFPDGYRFSLTGGFEKQDEEQSVMLINMLLAVAMIYIVMAALFESLLLPSAIITSILFSITGVFWALLLTHTPMSVMAMIGILVLMGIVVNNGIVLVDQINQMTPDLDQLSRVISDVCITRLRPVLMTVGTTILGLVPLAVGHTQIGAGGPAYAPMAIAIIGGLGFSTLTSLYLVPLCYQAFYRMRHHSAMYFGHALQLSRSLLPWT; via the coding sequence ATGAACCTGACAGCACTCGCGTTAAAAAGACCGGTCACGACCAGCATGTTCTTTATCGCCATCTTGTTATTCGGAATGGCGGCCGCACGCTTGTTACCGCTGGAAATGTTCCCCGGTATCGATATTCCGGAAATTGACGTACAGGTGCCCTACAAAGGTTCTTCTCCGGCAGAAGTTGAGCGGGATATTACCAATGTGCTGGAAGAATCCCTGGCAACGATGGGCGGTGTGGATGAGCTGAGGTCGAAATCGAGCCAGGATGGCAGTGAAATCGAAATTAAGATGAAATGGGGTGAAAACGTTGCCACCCGCAGTCTGGAAGCCCGCGAGAAAATCGATGCGGTGCGACATTTACTGCCTGATGATGTCGAGCGAGTGCTTATTCAGCAATTCTCTACCGCTGACATGCCAGTGCTCACCGTGCGCATATCCAGTGACCGCGAGCTATCTGCTGCATTTGATCTGCTGGATAAGCAGTTGCGCAGACCATTAGAACGGGTTGACGGAGTCTCCAAAGTCACGCTTTATGGAGTCGATCAGAAGCAGATTGAAGTCCGGATTGATGCCCAACGTCTTGCCGCCAGTGGTATTGCATTACCACAACTGCGCCAACGGTTGCTCCGAGAGAACTTTATCGTTAGCGGCGGTGATTTGCGTGACGATGGGATGCTGTATCAAGTCTCACCCAAGGGAGAGTTTCGTAACCTTGATGAAATAAGCGCATTAACCATCGCACCAGGGATTCATCTTGGTGATGTCGCAGACATCCGCTTTGCGCTGCCTGAGCGGACAGAAGGCCGCCATCTTGACCAGAAATATGCTGTCGGTTTGGACATATTCAAGGAGTCAGGTGCCAATCTGGTGGATGTTTCCAATAAAGTGATGAAAGTTATTGATACAGTCAAAAAAGACCAGCAATTTCGCGGTATTAAGCTGTTCATCATGGATAACCAAGGGTTGGAAGTAGAATCCTCACTGCATGAACTGTTGATGTCAGGCTTGATCGGTGCACTGCTGTCGTTCGTGGTGTTATATCTGTTTCTACGTAACCTGCCGATGACGCTCATTGTGGTGTCGTCGGTGCCAATCTCTATCGGTCTGACACTCGCCGGCATGTACTTTCTCGGTTACAGCCTCAACATACTTTCCATGATGGGACTGTTACTGGCGATTGGGATGTTGATTGATAACGCTGTAGTCGTGTCAGAAAGCGTGCTTCAGGAACAACAACATCATCATGGTGGGATAGAAGGCATCATTGCCGGGGTCGACAAAGTATCACTGGCGGTACTGGCCGGGACACTTACCACCGCCATCGTATTTTTACCCAACATTTTTGGGGTCAAGGTGCAGCTGACCGTCATGTTGGAACATGTCGCTGTCGCTATCTGTATCTCCTTGGCCGCTTCGCTGTTGGTGGCAAAAACCTTAATTCCGTTATTACTGGCCCATATCAAACTGAAAAAAGACGTGGTTGACGCGGCCCCACCCAAAATGCAGCGGCATTATCAACGCAGTCTCGACTGGGTATTATCACACCCTAAAATATCCACCCTGATCGCTGTTTTGATTTTGCTGTCGACCGCCTTACCACTGCAATTCGTGCAAAAAGACAACGAAGACAGCGACAGTACAGAACGGATGTACATTAACTATCAGGTAGATGGTCGCCATAGCCTGCGAGTAACGGAAGCAATGGTTAATCAGATGGAAGACTATCTCTACGCCAATAAAGAGAAGTTCTACATTGATGCCGTATACAGCTACTACGCTACGGACGAAGCAAGTTCAGTGATCCTACTCAAGCCCGATTTACCCGTAGACGTCAATGCGCTCAAAAAGCAGATCCGCGCTGGTTTTCCCAAATACGCCTTTGCAAAACCACAGTTTGGTTGGGGAGATGAAACCTCTGGTGTGCGCGTTACCCTTACCGGCCGCTCCACCAGCGAACTCATTCAACTTAGTCAGCAGGTAATACCGCTGTTATCTCATATCAAAGGGTTACAGGATGTTCGCTCCGAGCTCAATGGTTCCCAAAAAGAAGTCGTGATCCATATTGACCGTGAGTTAGCGGCACGCATGGGACTGAAACTCAACGATATTGCCAGCACAGTTGGCACCGCATTACGTGGCACGCAATTACGTTCATTCCGTCATGATCCCAGTGGAGAACTGCGAATTGAGCTGTTATATGAGCAACAGTGGCAGCAATCACTGGAAACGTTGAAACAGCTTCCTATTGCCAGGATCGGGGATAAGGTATTTTCTCTAGGCACTATCGCCAGCATTGCGATTGAACCCCGATTTGACGTGATCCGCCATTATAATCGGGAAACCGCCTTATCCATCGGAGCCAATCTGGAAGGCATCACCATGGAACAGGCGCAAAAAGAGATCACTCAGGTAATGCAACACGTGAATTTTCCTGATGGCTATCGATTCTCACTTACCGGCGGATTTGAAAAGCAGGATGAAGAGCAATCAGTGATGCTGATAAATATGCTGCTGGCGGTAGCCATGATTTATATCGTCATGGCCGCGCTGTTTGAATCGCTGTTACTGCCAAGCGCGATTATCACCAGCATATTGTTTTCCATCACTGGGGTTTTCTGGGCACTGCTGCTCACCCACACCCCCATGTCAGTGATGGCAATGATCGGCATTCTGGTGTTGATGGGCATTGTAGTCAACAATGGCATTGTGCTGGTTGATCAGATTAACCAGATGACACCTGATTTGGATCAATTGTCACGGGTAATTTCTGATGTCTGTATCACCCGGTTACGGCCAGTATTGATGACGGTGGGCACCACTATTTTAGGGTTGGTACCTTTAGCAGTTGGTCATACCCAAATCGGCGCAGGAGGTCCGGCGTATGCCCCAATGGCAATCGCTATCATTGGCGGACTCGGATTTTCTACCCTCACCAGTCTGTATCTGGTGCCTCTGTGTTACCAGGCGTTTTATCGGATGCGGCACCATAGTGCAATGTACTTCGGCCACGCGTTGCAACTGAGCCGAAGCTTATTGCCCTGGACCTGA
- a CDS encoding MBL fold metallo-hydrolase: protein MMAGVLKQTSTWLGKLLLVSYIMTPLTYAAEQDAFANVTVKTTELAPGRYMLEGAGGNIGVSAGNDGLLIIDDQYAPMADKISAALHELHDGYPKYIINTHFHGDHVGGNNFFGQYGTIIAQTQVLTRLKEQRIERNALPVLVFDSSLEIHFNGQVMKLIHLGPAHTDSDTIVLWQDGKVAHTGDLFFKDRFPFIDLEHGGSVIGYRDAVAQILDLVDDNTQIIPGHGSLATKADLLRFKHMLDDCINWMLDGKRSSKTLDEMLATPLPERWQNWGWNFIPKERWVRTLYKGLPAQ from the coding sequence ATGATGGCAGGCGTGCTGAAACAAACATCAACATGGTTAGGCAAACTGCTGCTGGTATCGTACATAATGACACCACTGACATATGCCGCCGAGCAGGATGCCTTTGCCAACGTTACCGTCAAAACGACTGAACTAGCACCAGGTCGCTATATGCTTGAAGGCGCAGGAGGCAATATCGGTGTCAGTGCTGGTAATGATGGTTTATTGATTATTGATGATCAATATGCCCCTATGGCAGATAAGATATCTGCCGCTTTGCACGAACTCCATGATGGATATCCGAAGTACATCATCAATACCCACTTTCACGGTGATCATGTCGGCGGTAACAATTTCTTTGGCCAATACGGCACCATCATCGCACAAACTCAGGTACTTACCCGTCTAAAAGAACAACGCATAGAGCGCAATGCATTGCCGGTCTTGGTTTTTGACAGTAGCCTGGAAATTCATTTTAACGGTCAGGTCATGAAACTCATCCACCTCGGTCCAGCGCACACGGATAGCGATACTATTGTCCTATGGCAGGATGGAAAAGTCGCACATACTGGCGATCTGTTTTTTAAAGATCGGTTTCCTTTCATCGACCTAGAACACGGTGGCTCAGTCATTGGATATCGCGATGCCGTGGCCCAAATACTGGACCTTGTTGATGACAACACCCAAATTATTCCCGGGCATGGTTCGTTAGCAACAAAAGCCGATCTGCTGCGCTTCAAACATATGCTTGATGACTGTATTAACTGGATGTTGGATGGCAAACGAAGTAGCAAAACCCTAGATGAAATGCTCGCAACGCCGTTACCGGAACGCTGGCAAAACTGGGGGTGGAATTTTATTCCTAAAGAACGTTGGGTCCGCACCTTATATAAAGGACTTCCAGCTCAATAG